In Myxococcales bacterium, the following proteins share a genomic window:
- a CDS encoding molybdopterin-dependent oxidoreductase: MPDTSRRSFLSLTAGTLAAAMAQRFLPTGPARGLPYSNDPGTDGRLVRSVCEVCFWKCGIQAHVQGEHITKIQGNPLHPLSNGMLCPRGTGGAGLAHDPDRLVKPLLRVGARGSESFRPVSWDEALGFIADKWKSIRDKYGPESVALFNHGAGASWYRHLVSAWGSPNIAAPSFSQCRGPRDVGFDLTFGADPGSPEVLDIQHSKCLVLIGSHLGENMHNTQVQEFAEMVSRGGDLIVVDPRFSVAASKARTWMPIRPGTDTALLLAWIHVLVTEKRHQREYVEQFATGLDELAAHVAAFSPEWAAAETGLDPHMIRETARRMAGAAPATIIHPGRHTTWYGPADLHRVRAMAILNALLGSWGHRGGFFVANSMKAAPYPTPKYPQTRGPADRLPGEAPLALEALTQGIRRATLDGKPYPIRSWLVYGTNLIHALPQRAETLKAIQALDLLVVVDVLPAEIASYADVVLPEASYLERYDDLIAVKWRRGGIALRQPAVPPPGDAKPGWWITKELAKKLDLSAFFPWDDIEGYLRERCRLSNIDFEKLKTDGVVLAPEKPTTIEDGLALSFATESGKIELVSERLKRLGQPALPVYERPVEAPPGFFRLLYGRAPGQTFGRTANNRQLGELSHGDRVWLNAKVARDMGIADGDLVRLVNQDGVKSNRVAVKVTERIRNDCVFMPHGWGHTAKGLRYAVGKGADDSELITHAPACPVMGGTGMRGNFVALQREV, from the coding sequence ATTCCCGACACGTCGCGCCGCAGCTTCCTGAGTCTGACAGCCGGAACGCTCGCGGCGGCCATGGCGCAGCGATTCTTGCCGACCGGGCCCGCCCGGGGCCTGCCGTACTCGAACGATCCGGGTACCGACGGACGGCTGGTGCGCTCGGTCTGCGAAGTCTGCTTCTGGAAGTGCGGCATCCAGGCCCACGTGCAGGGAGAGCACATCACCAAGATCCAGGGCAACCCGCTGCATCCGCTCTCGAACGGTATGCTCTGTCCGCGCGGGACGGGTGGCGCCGGCCTCGCGCACGATCCGGATCGGCTCGTCAAGCCGTTGCTGAGAGTGGGCGCGCGGGGCTCGGAGAGTTTCAGGCCCGTCTCCTGGGACGAGGCGCTCGGGTTCATTGCGGACAAGTGGAAATCGATCCGCGACAAATACGGACCCGAGAGCGTCGCGCTGTTCAATCACGGCGCCGGCGCGTCCTGGTATCGGCACCTGGTCTCGGCCTGGGGTTCGCCCAACATCGCGGCCCCGTCTTTCTCACAGTGCCGTGGTCCACGAGATGTCGGGTTCGATCTCACCTTCGGCGCCGACCCGGGCTCCCCGGAAGTGCTCGACATCCAACATTCCAAGTGTCTCGTGCTCATCGGCTCGCACCTCGGCGAGAACATGCACAACACGCAGGTGCAGGAGTTCGCCGAGATGGTTTCGCGAGGCGGCGATCTCATCGTCGTTGACCCGCGTTTCTCCGTAGCCGCGTCGAAGGCTCGCACCTGGATGCCGATTCGACCTGGCACGGACACCGCGCTGCTGCTCGCTTGGATCCACGTGCTGGTCACCGAGAAGCGCCATCAGCGCGAATACGTGGAGCAGTTCGCTACTGGCCTGGACGAGCTCGCTGCGCACGTTGCGGCGTTTTCTCCCGAATGGGCCGCCGCGGAGACCGGGCTCGATCCGCACATGATCCGCGAGACCGCCCGGCGCATGGCCGGGGCGGCGCCCGCCACAATCATCCACCCCGGTCGGCACACCACCTGGTACGGCCCCGCGGATCTGCATCGCGTGCGCGCAATGGCGATCCTCAACGCTTTGCTGGGAAGTTGGGGGCATCGCGGAGGCTTCTTCGTCGCAAACAGCATGAAGGCCGCGCCGTATCCGACGCCCAAGTATCCCCAGACCAGGGGTCCCGCAGACCGCCTCCCGGGTGAGGCGCCGCTCGCCCTCGAGGCGCTCACTCAGGGCATTCGTCGCGCGACGCTGGACGGCAAGCCCTACCCGATCCGGTCGTGGTTGGTCTATGGCACGAACCTCATCCACGCCTTGCCCCAGAGGGCAGAGACGCTGAAGGCCATTCAGGCCCTGGATCTCTTGGTCGTCGTGGACGTCTTGCCGGCCGAGATCGCGAGCTACGCCGACGTCGTGTTGCCGGAAGCGTCGTACCTCGAGCGTTATGACGACTTGATAGCCGTGAAGTGGAGGCGCGGGGGTATCGCACTACGCCAACCGGCCGTGCCACCTCCGGGAGACGCGAAGCCGGGCTGGTGGATCACCAAGGAGCTAGCCAAGAAGCTCGACCTCTCCGCCTTTTTCCCCTGGGACGACATCGAGGGGTACTTGCGGGAGCGTTGCCGCCTTTCGAACATCGATTTCGAAAAGCTGAAGACAGACGGCGTGGTGCTCGCACCGGAGAAGCCGACGACGATTGAAGACGGACTGGCCCTATCGTTCGCGACGGAGTCGGGAAAGATCGAGCTGGTATCGGAGCGCTTGAAGCGGCTCGGTCAGCCGGCGTTGCCCGTGTACGAACGACCCGTCGAGGCCCCACCGGGTTTCTTCCGACTGCTCTACGGGCGTGCGCCCGGCCAGACCTTCGGGCGAACCGCGAACAACCGACAGCTCGGCGAGCTCAGTCATGGCGATCGGGTTTGGCTCAACGCCAAGGTCGCGAGAGACATGGGGATCGCCGACGGCGACCTGGTCCGGTTGGTCAATCAAGACGGGGTGAAGAGCAACCGCGTTGCAGTGAAGGTGACCGAGCGGATCCGGAACGACTGCGTGTTCATGCCGCACGGCTGGGGACACACCGCAAAGGGGCTGCGGTATGCGGTCGGCAAGGGGGCGGACGACAGCGAGCTCATTACCCATGCGCCGGCGTGCCCCGTGATGGGGGGGACCGGCATGCGCGGCAACTTCGTGGCCCTGCAGAGGGAGGTCTGA
- a CDS encoding 4Fe-4S dicluster domain-containing protein, with protein sequence MRRVMVIDETRCVGCEACVVACKNENAVPPGQYRDWVVQELRGEYPSLELHIRSERCMHCTDAPCVSNCPTGASHYRGDGTVQVDRSLCTGCRACIAACPYDARFVHPDGHVDKCTLCVHRLDKGLGTACEEICPTGAIAVGDLDDPRSVVSLRLRRGSSYTVNPEAGTRPNVSYVR encoded by the coding sequence ATGCGTCGCGTGATGGTCATCGATGAAACCCGCTGCGTCGGCTGCGAGGCGTGCGTGGTCGCATGCAAGAACGAAAACGCGGTGCCGCCCGGCCAGTACCGCGACTGGGTGGTGCAAGAGCTGCGCGGCGAGTACCCGTCGTTGGAGCTCCACATTCGCTCCGAACGCTGCATGCACTGCACGGACGCACCTTGCGTGAGCAACTGCCCCACCGGCGCGAGTCACTATCGCGGCGACGGTACGGTCCAGGTCGACCGCTCGCTGTGCACGGGTTGCCGTGCGTGCATCGCCGCCTGTCCCTACGATGCGCGTTTCGTTCATCCGGACGGTCACGTGGACAAGTGCACGCTCTGCGTCCACCGCCTGGACAAGGGTCTGGGAACCGCGTGTGAAGAAATATGTCCGACTGGCGCCATTGCCGTCGGCGATCTCGACGATCCACGCTCGGTGGTCTCGCTGCGCCTCCGGCGCGGGTCTTCTTACACCGTGAACCCAGAGGCCGGTACACGGCCCAACGTCTCGTACGTCCGTTGA
- the nrfD gene encoding polysulfide reductase NrfD, with product MNPHIEIESTRGLAGALGGTFWGWEIPTYLFLGGLVAGLMLTVSALAIIRGRDRVTSAMRTGILLTPFLLSLGMGALFLDLSYKTHVFRFYTAFQPASPMSWGSWILLLVVPVQLGLITALPPQWLADSVAALSATQRLVPLAKFCERHLRGLALAGVVTGAALGVYTGVLLSATVARPLWSSGALGALFLASGTSSGVAALMLMEHEHASHSSLARLDVLLIGVEIALLAMWLVGLLGQGPLYREAAATVLAGAYAPAFLGFVVFGGLLVPAALELLALRGKAMTSRSVPALVLVGGFLLRVVVIYAGQTGGFVRA from the coding sequence ATGAATCCCCACATCGAGATCGAATCGACCCGCGGCCTGGCCGGGGCCCTCGGCGGTACCTTCTGGGGCTGGGAGATCCCCACCTATCTCTTCCTGGGCGGGTTGGTCGCCGGGCTCATGCTCACGGTCAGCGCACTTGCGATCATCCGGGGTCGCGATCGAGTCACGAGCGCGATGCGCACGGGCATCCTTCTCACTCCGTTCTTGCTCAGCCTCGGGATGGGGGCGCTGTTCCTCGACCTCAGCTACAAGACCCACGTATTCCGCTTCTACACGGCCTTCCAGCCGGCCTCGCCGATGTCCTGGGGCTCCTGGATATTACTCCTGGTCGTGCCGGTGCAGCTGGGACTGATCACCGCGCTGCCGCCACAATGGCTGGCCGACAGCGTGGCGGCTCTCAGCGCAACGCAGCGCCTGGTGCCCCTCGCGAAGTTCTGCGAGCGCCACCTACGCGGGCTCGCCCTCGCGGGCGTGGTCACGGGTGCAGCGTTGGGCGTGTACACGGGCGTGCTGTTGTCCGCCACCGTTGCGCGTCCGCTGTGGTCGAGCGGCGCTCTGGGCGCGCTCTTCCTGGCATCAGGCACGTCCTCCGGTGTTGCCGCGCTCATGCTCATGGAGCACGAACACGCCAGCCACTCCTCCTTGGCCCGACTCGACGTGCTGCTCATCGGTGTCGAAATTGCGTTGCTCGCGATGTGGCTGGTTGGACTGTTGGGACAAGGCCCGCTGTACCGGGAGGCCGCAGCGACTGTGCTCGCGGGAGCCTACGCACCCGCCTTCCTCGGTTTCGTGGTCTTCGGTGGATTGCTCGTGCCAGCGGCGCTGGAGCTCCTGGCGCTCCGGGGCAAAGCCATGACGTCGAGGAGTGTGCCGGCCCTGGTGCTCGTCGGCGGCTTCCTGCTCAGAGTGGTCGTGATCTACGCGGGGCAGACCGGCGGATTTGTCCGCGCTTGA
- a CDS encoding YeeE/YedE family protein translates to MENERVEKPLWDPYLAGFVLGLVLLATYLVFGRGLGASGAVTRFFAWMAHGVSPSWVEGNEHLGGYFNAGAKWWDDWLVFELVGVALGGLVAGLTGGRFRLGVDRGPRISNRTRLGFALLGGAIVGFGARLAMGCTSGQALSGGATLALGSWAFMFAVFGGGYGIAYFARRLWT, encoded by the coding sequence ATGGAGAACGAACGAGTTGAAAAGCCTCTGTGGGACCCCTACCTGGCAGGCTTCGTACTGGGGCTCGTGTTGCTTGCGACGTACCTGGTGTTCGGCCGCGGTCTGGGTGCTTCGGGGGCCGTCACACGCTTCTTCGCCTGGATGGCCCACGGAGTCTCGCCCAGCTGGGTCGAGGGCAATGAACACCTAGGCGGCTACTTCAACGCTGGCGCCAAGTGGTGGGACGACTGGCTGGTGTTCGAGTTGGTCGGTGTGGCCTTGGGCGGCCTCGTCGCGGGACTGACCGGCGGCCGTTTTCGCCTGGGCGTCGATCGCGGCCCGCGGATCTCGAACCGGACCCGCCTCGGCTTCGCGTTGCTCGGCGGCGCGATCGTCGGCTTCGGCGCTCGTCTTGCCATGGGTTGCACGAGCGGACAGGCCCTGTCTGGCGGCGCAACACTCGCCCTCGGCAGCTGGGCGTTCATGTTTGCCGTATTCGGCGGTGGCTACGGCATCGCCTACTTTGCTCGGAGGCTTTGGACATGA
- a CDS encoding YeeE/YedE family protein: MMPLHPATFVGYTLAVVFGFGFGFVLERAGFGDAKKLAAQFYLSDMRVLKVMFSAIVTAMLGLTVLRSIGLLDAGAIFINPTYLGAQVVGGVIFGIGFVVGGHCPGTAVVSAATGRLNGLVFLVGVGLGALGFGAVFSKISSFALAGGETKTLSDWLHLPYGVVALLVTALALGFFFGAEWLERFMARRKSLPPAVDGTAAAPAE; the protein is encoded by the coding sequence ATGATGCCACTACACCCTGCAACCTTCGTTGGTTACACCCTGGCAGTGGTCTTCGGCTTCGGCTTCGGCTTCGTGCTGGAGCGTGCCGGCTTCGGCGATGCAAAGAAGCTCGCCGCACAGTTCTATCTTTCGGACATGCGCGTGTTGAAGGTGATGTTCTCGGCGATCGTGACGGCGATGCTCGGGCTCACCGTGCTGCGCTCGATTGGACTGTTGGACGCAGGCGCCATCTTCATCAACCCGACCTATCTCGGCGCTCAGGTCGTCGGCGGCGTCATCTTCGGTATCGGCTTCGTCGTCGGCGGGCACTGCCCTGGCACCGCCGTCGTGTCTGCAGCCACCGGAAGGCTCAACGGCCTTGTCTTTTTGGTTGGCGTTGGCCTGGGCGCCCTCGGCTTCGGCGCGGTCTTCTCCAAGATATCGAGCTTCGCGTTGGCCGGCGGCGAGACCAAGACGCTGTCCGACTGGTTGCATCTGCCCTACGGCGTCGTCGCGCTTCTCGTCACCGCGCTCGCCTTGGGCTTCTTCTTCGGCGCGGAGTGGCTGGAACGCTTCATGGCGCGACGCAAGAGTCTGCCCCCAGCTGTCGACGGGACCGCAGCCGCCCCAGCAGAGTGA
- a CDS encoding lipid-binding SYLF domain-containing protein, which produces MQRRALLILFAALGLACHREAAPGGPDDSPQQKIVDRAASAVDRMRASGQFPTLEQYLARARGVMVFPRLIKASLIFGGEGGNGVLLSKDASGVWSGPAFYSLGAGSLGAQIGYQEATVILFLMTDAAVLGAINHGVTLGTDTAVAAGTIGDSGEAKGTSSARDIHMLVDVGGLFAGVSLDGTALASRQEFNRAYYGPDATTYRIVVEHRFQAPNAARLQSALTPR; this is translated from the coding sequence ATGCAGCGCCGCGCCTTGCTGATTCTCTTCGCCGCACTAGGGCTCGCTTGCCACCGGGAGGCGGCGCCGGGCGGGCCGGATGATTCGCCCCAGCAGAAGATCGTCGACCGAGCTGCGTCAGCCGTCGATCGCATGCGAGCGAGCGGCCAGTTTCCAACGCTAGAGCAATACCTGGCGCGCGCGCGCGGTGTGATGGTTTTTCCGCGTCTGATCAAGGCGAGCCTCATCTTCGGCGGAGAGGGGGGCAACGGCGTGCTTTTGTCCAAGGACGCGTCCGGCGTCTGGAGTGGCCCCGCATTCTACTCGCTCGGTGCCGGCAGTCTGGGCGCGCAGATTGGCTACCAAGAAGCCACGGTAATCCTGTTCTTGATGACCGACGCCGCGGTGCTCGGGGCGATCAATCACGGGGTCACTCTGGGGACCGATACGGCCGTTGCGGCCGGCACCATCGGCGACAGCGGCGAGGCCAAGGGCACGTCGAGCGCCAGGGACATCCACATGCTGGTGGACGTGGGCGGCCTGTTCGCCGGTGTCTCTCTCGACGGCACGGCGCTGGCCTCACGGCAGGAGTTCAACCGTGCCTACTACGGGCCCGACGCGACCACGTACCGCATCGTGGTCGAGCACCGCTTTCAGGCCCCGAACGCCGCTCGCTTGCAGTCCGCGCTGACTCCGAGGTGA
- a CDS encoding sigma 54-interacting transcriptional regulator: MGAGERRTLRPAAPAESEGTVELDPFRAVSPVVRSFTLGVAEGDARGLSWKSSSERCSIGSHPSNDFVLSDPTVSRFHCEITVAGQTARIRDLGSLNGTFVDGTQIVEAHLKNGSAIRLGRSVLSFSLGELESSIAQSAEDSFGGLIGASVAMRAVFAILEKVAQSDATVLIEGETGTGKDVAAEGIHQASPRHDANLIVVDCGAVPANLLESQLFGHERGAFTGAEQRRVGAFEEASGGTVFLDEIGELPLELQPKLLRVLEKKQITRLGSNQPRAVDQRVIAATNRDLRAMVNSGQFREDLYYRLAVVRVRLPALRERPEDIPLLVRRFLQSFGASPEVSERLTRVDYLSALSRSAWPGNVRELKNSIERSIVLDQPGLPTEPSVTNLGVVDISVPYEEARNRALTELERKYLSAQLAAHGDNVSAAARASGIGRVHFHRLLRRSGLR; the protein is encoded by the coding sequence ATGGGCGCTGGCGAGCGGCGAACGCTGAGACCCGCAGCGCCGGCGGAGTCGGAAGGTACGGTAGAGCTCGACCCGTTCAGGGCAGTTTCGCCGGTGGTGCGAAGCTTCACTCTCGGCGTAGCGGAGGGTGACGCGCGCGGCCTCAGCTGGAAGTCGTCCTCCGAGCGTTGCTCGATCGGCTCGCACCCCTCGAACGACTTCGTACTCTCGGATCCGACCGTGTCGCGCTTTCACTGCGAGATCACGGTCGCCGGGCAGACCGCGCGGATCCGAGATCTCGGCAGCCTGAACGGTACCTTCGTGGACGGCACGCAGATCGTAGAGGCACACCTGAAGAACGGCAGCGCCATTCGGCTAGGGCGCTCCGTGCTGAGCTTCAGCCTCGGTGAGCTGGAGAGCTCCATTGCGCAGTCCGCCGAGGACAGCTTTGGCGGTCTGATCGGGGCAAGCGTGGCCATGCGCGCCGTGTTCGCTATTCTGGAGAAGGTCGCCCAGAGCGACGCCACGGTGCTGATCGAAGGCGAGACGGGGACCGGCAAAGATGTCGCAGCCGAGGGCATCCACCAGGCGAGCCCCCGCCACGACGCGAACCTGATCGTGGTGGACTGTGGTGCCGTGCCGGCCAACTTGCTCGAGAGCCAGCTCTTCGGTCACGAGCGCGGCGCGTTCACGGGCGCCGAGCAGCGGCGTGTCGGCGCGTTCGAGGAGGCGTCGGGTGGAACGGTGTTCTTGGACGAGATCGGCGAGTTGCCGCTCGAGCTCCAACCAAAGCTGCTGCGGGTGCTCGAGAAGAAGCAGATCACCCGCTTGGGATCGAATCAGCCGCGAGCCGTGGACCAGCGCGTCATCGCGGCGACGAACCGCGACCTGCGTGCCATGGTCAACAGCGGTCAGTTTCGCGAGGACCTCTACTACCGACTGGCGGTGGTGCGAGTGCGGCTGCCAGCGCTGCGTGAGCGGCCGGAGGACATCCCGCTCCTGGTGCGGCGTTTTCTGCAGTCGTTCGGCGCGAGCCCGGAGGTGTCAGAGCGGTTGACCCGCGTCGACTACCTGTCCGCCCTATCGCGATCGGCCTGGCCCGGTAACGTGCGCGAGCTGAAGAACTCCATCGAGCGCAGCATCGTGCTCGACCAGCCGGGACTGCCAACGGAGCCCAGCGTGACGAATCTGGGCGTCGTCGACATCAGCGTGCCCTATGAGGAAGCTCGCAATCGCGCGCTGACCGAGCTCGAGCGCAAGTACCTCTCCGCTCAGCTCGCCGCGCACGGCGACAACGTCTCCGCTGCGGCACGCGCCTCTGGCATCGGTCGCGTGCACTTCCATCGGCTGCTGCGCCGGAGCGGGCTCCGCTGA
- a CDS encoding serine/threonine protein kinase: MPAEEPSPSTDLTVDEAPTLADADAQRTIEEAALQKESHAHAAVGMRLTIIGALGCAVLLQLVVHKRPVHWVITALLFAIAGVAAYVDVSARGAKRGRQPARLLLGLLMALAALLATAYLGLLSSTSLLLAIIVWAFASNDHAFEAWLVYLACALGYFALVALSLTHVLPLTGSVLALQKENLRALFGLTILLEGLLAMVFWLAWTSRRATVGAISYVAKARLEVERRRALLDEARAELRQVRDAARLGRFSGRTIGDFRVGEVIGRGAMGEVYGAETKTNGDAVALKVLHPHLIDSPSEVERFVREVNITSALKSRHVVRVLGAGTAPDGSPYLAMERLRGRDLAELLRAEGRLSLRDTAKLVSEVADALSAAEQAGIVHRDVKPQNLFLVEGETPAWKVLDFGVSRLVESTSSLTQGAIGTPAYMAPEQCRGEAVDHRADVFALCSVAYRALTGRPAFSGPDQYAILYSIVHEQPVNPSELGMLPTDIDLVLALGLAKDPAERLKSSAELAKAFARAQHNALDDALRVRARAVLAKCPWGSAPERFEPATAS; the protein is encoded by the coding sequence ATGCCGGCGGAAGAACCGAGCCCATCGACCGACCTGACGGTCGACGAAGCGCCGACCCTGGCCGACGCCGACGCGCAGCGCACCATCGAGGAGGCCGCGCTGCAGAAGGAGAGCCACGCGCACGCCGCGGTGGGCATGCGTTTGACCATCATCGGTGCGCTCGGTTGCGCGGTGCTCTTGCAGCTCGTCGTGCACAAGCGCCCGGTGCACTGGGTGATCACGGCGCTGCTCTTCGCCATCGCCGGCGTCGCCGCCTACGTCGACGTTTCCGCGCGCGGGGCGAAACGCGGTCGTCAGCCGGCGCGCCTGCTGCTCGGGCTGCTGATGGCGCTGGCGGCCTTGCTCGCGACCGCGTACCTCGGGCTGCTCTCGTCCACGTCGCTCTTGCTCGCGATCATCGTGTGGGCGTTCGCGAGCAACGACCACGCGTTCGAAGCCTGGCTCGTGTACCTCGCGTGTGCGCTCGGATACTTCGCGCTGGTGGCGCTGTCCTTGACGCACGTCTTGCCGCTGACCGGCTCGGTCTTGGCGCTGCAGAAGGAGAACCTCCGGGCGCTGTTCGGGCTCACCATCTTGCTCGAAGGCCTGCTCGCGATGGTGTTCTGGCTGGCGTGGACCAGCCGGCGGGCCACGGTGGGTGCGATCAGCTACGTCGCCAAGGCGCGGCTCGAGGTCGAGCGACGGCGCGCGCTGCTCGACGAGGCCCGCGCGGAGCTGCGGCAGGTGCGCGACGCCGCCCGCCTCGGGCGCTTCTCTGGCCGCACTATCGGCGACTTTCGGGTTGGTGAGGTGATCGGCCGCGGCGCGATGGGTGAGGTCTACGGCGCCGAGACCAAAACAAACGGCGACGCGGTCGCGCTGAAGGTGCTTCACCCGCACTTGATTGACAGCCCGAGTGAGGTCGAGCGCTTCGTGCGCGAGGTGAACATCACTTCGGCGCTGAAGTCTCGCCACGTCGTGCGCGTGCTGGGCGCCGGCACCGCGCCGGATGGCAGCCCGTATCTCGCCATGGAGCGACTCAGAGGCCGCGATCTGGCCGAGCTGCTTCGCGCCGAGGGCCGCCTGTCACTGCGCGACACGGCCAAGCTGGTGAGCGAGGTCGCGGACGCTCTCAGCGCGGCCGAGCAAGCGGGCATCGTGCACCGCGACGTGAAGCCACAAAACCTTTTCCTGGTCGAAGGCGAAACGCCAGCCTGGAAGGTGCTCGACTTCGGCGTGTCGCGGCTCGTGGAATCGACCAGCTCGCTGACCCAGGGCGCCATCGGCACGCCCGCCTACATGGCACCGGAGCAGTGCCGTGGCGAGGCGGTGGATCACCGCGCGGATGTGTTTGCGCTCTGCTCGGTGGCCTATCGCGCCCTCACTGGGCGGCCCGCCTTCAGCGGCCCGGACCAGTACGCGATCTTGTATTCGATCGTGCACGAGCAGCCCGTGAATCCGAGCGAGCTCGGGATGCTGCCCACCGACATCGATCTGGTGCTGGCGCTCGGTCTGGCGAAAGACCCGGCGGAACGTCTGAAGTCCTCCGCGGAGCTCGCCAAGGCGTTCGCGCGAGCGCAACACAACGCTCTCGATGACGCGCTGCGCGTGCGTGCTCGCGCCGTGCTCGCGAAGTGCCCGTGGGGCTCGGCACCCGAGCGATTCGAGCCGGCAACAGCGAGCTGA
- a CDS encoding 1-acyl-sn-glycerol-3-phosphate acyltransferase, producing MWLRARYETIDFGEPGAASEPFVRGLVRFIGPWARLWFRPRLEGAENLPERGAYMIVANHSGGGSAEVLCLVLEWYRCFGMSRPLAGFAHPLAFWLPIMSPFVRRLGIVPSTYSAAKTTIERGVPLVAFPGGDHEAFRPFWQARRVDFAGRKGFLRIARDHALPIVPMAITGSHWTVPILWRSRLLAWLLLWPRLAGVKRVPVSLVGALVCVGAGFGGHAAGGPWLAVLAGWLSWTLVPSPWLPFPSRVRMRLLPPLKIDDDIDAAYTQVTGELQRVVGAET from the coding sequence ATGTGGCTCCGCGCTCGTTACGAGACCATCGACTTCGGCGAGCCCGGAGCCGCGAGTGAGCCCTTCGTTCGCGGGCTCGTGCGCTTCATCGGGCCCTGGGCACGGCTGTGGTTTCGGCCGCGGCTGGAAGGCGCAGAAAATCTGCCCGAGCGCGGCGCGTACATGATCGTCGCCAACCATTCGGGCGGAGGGAGCGCGGAGGTCCTGTGCCTCGTTCTCGAGTGGTACCGGTGCTTCGGCATGTCGCGGCCGCTCGCGGGCTTCGCCCACCCGCTCGCGTTCTGGCTGCCGATCATGTCACCGTTCGTGCGCCGGTTGGGCATCGTGCCGTCGACGTACTCGGCAGCAAAGACGACCATCGAACGCGGTGTGCCCTTGGTCGCCTTCCCGGGCGGCGACCACGAGGCGTTCCGCCCATTCTGGCAAGCGCGCCGAGTGGATTTCGCCGGGCGCAAGGGCTTCCTGCGCATTGCGCGAGATCACGCGCTGCCGATCGTGCCCATGGCCATCACCGGCAGTCACTGGACCGTGCCCATTCTCTGGCGCTCGCGGCTCTTGGCCTGGCTCCTGCTCTGGCCGCGCCTGGCCGGTGTGAAGCGCGTGCCGGTCTCGCTGGTCGGCGCGCTCGTTTGTGTCGGGGCTGGGTTCGGCGGGCACGCCGCCGGTGGACCGTGGCTCGCCGTCCTGGCCGGTTGGCTTTCCTGGACGCTGGTGCCGTCGCCGTGGCTGCCGTTCCCATCGCGCGTGCGAATGCGGCTGCTGCCGCCACTGAAGATCGACGACGATATCGATGCGGCCTACACGCAGGTGACCGGCGAGCTCCAGCGCGTGGTCGGCGCCGAAACGTGA
- a CDS encoding response regulator transcription factor — protein MPAAPSVAASPDRSAHGLSARELEVLLLVASGKTNKLIARQLFLSEKTVDRHVSNIFAKLGVPTRAAATAWAYQRGLVG, from the coding sequence ATGCCCGCCGCCCCGAGCGTTGCAGCAAGCCCTGATCGGAGTGCCCACGGTTTGAGCGCACGCGAGCTCGAGGTGCTGTTGCTCGTTGCGTCCGGCAAGACCAACAAGCTGATCGCTCGCCAGCTCTTCCTGAGCGAGAAGACGGTCGACCGGCACGTCAGCAACATCTTCGCAAAACTGGGCGTGCCCACGCGCGCCGCCGCGACCGCTTGGGCGTATCAGCGCGGCCTCGTTGGGTAG